One segment of Luteolibacter rhizosphaerae DNA contains the following:
- a CDS encoding CAP domain-containing protein has translation MASLLLASCGGSSGGGGNTPVPRTAAAPGIEQGIHDQVNTYRASQGMTRLKRDAALDRLARQHSRDMLSRSSPGNPKVDHRGFSGRFDQATAAVGANAMAENVYSQPKGGGQARSIVNGWIASKGHLANIRKQWALSGVGIETDSSGRVWATQIFTSSGRSR, from the coding sequence GTGGCAAGTCTCCTCCTCGCATCCTGCGGCGGCTCCTCCGGCGGCGGTGGCAACACCCCGGTTCCCCGCACAGCCGCAGCACCCGGAATCGAGCAAGGCATCCACGATCAGGTCAATACCTACCGGGCCTCCCAAGGCATGACCCGGCTCAAGCGCGATGCCGCCCTCGACCGACTGGCCCGCCAGCACTCGCGCGACATGCTCTCGCGCTCAAGCCCGGGAAACCCGAAAGTCGATCACCGTGGATTCAGCGGACGCTTCGATCAAGCGACAGCCGCGGTCGGCGCGAACGCCATGGCGGAGAACGTCTACAGCCAGCCCAAAGGCGGAGGCCAAGCCCGCAGCATCGTGAACGGCTGGATCGCCTCCAAGGGACACCTTGCCAACATCCGCAAGCAATGGGCCCTCTCCGGAGTGGGCATCGAAACCGACTCCAGCGGACGGGTCTGGGCCACGCAGATCTTCACGAGTTCGGGCAGATCCCGGTGA
- a CDS encoding DoxX family protein has product MPTRKANDFAPYVALALRVALGVFFFYSGWSKIWSEGLDNFTRAVANYKIVHEPLDAVVAYAIPWLEMICGLLLVIGLWLRGALWGLAGLVGVFAFGVGMAWSKNLNIACGCNGNPDGSPMNYTTKFVEFGAYWAALFFIWYLGRKNSGHVFGGTRLKLPG; this is encoded by the coding sequence GTGCCAACCCGCAAAGCCAATGATTTCGCCCCCTACGTCGCGCTCGCGCTGCGCGTCGCCTTGGGGGTGTTCTTCTTTTACAGCGGGTGGTCGAAGATCTGGAGCGAGGGTCTGGACAATTTCACGCGCGCCGTCGCGAATTACAAGATCGTCCACGAACCCTTGGATGCCGTGGTGGCCTACGCCATCCCTTGGTTGGAGATGATCTGCGGCCTGTTGCTCGTGATCGGGCTTTGGTTGCGCGGGGCGCTCTGGGGCCTAGCGGGACTCGTCGGCGTGTTCGCCTTCGGGGTGGGGATGGCGTGGTCGAAGAACCTGAACATTGCCTGCGGCTGCAACGGGAATCCGGACGGCTCGCCGATGAACTACACGACGAAGTTCGTGGAGTTCGGAGCCTACTGGGCGGCCCTTTTTTTCATCTGGTATCTCGGGCGGAAGAACAGCGGACACGTTTTCGGCGGGACCCGCCTGAAGCTTCCGGGCTGA